ACACATACCATGAATGCATATATATGCAATCCGGCATCCTGCACGTCGGTCTTGACAGCCCGCTGAGCCACGGCGGGACTCGACATGGACACAGCCGGTCCTCGCCGGGCCTGGGGCCAGCTCCGGAACCCGGACCGAACTCGTGGTCCGTGGTACTGGTGCTGCTGGTGCTTCGGCGGGCGGTGCTGAGGTGACAAGCTGTTTGGACCCGACTTGCGGCCGGAAGCTGTTCCGGGTGTTTCCTTGCAAATTGAATTGCATGTATTCAAAATACAAGGATGATACCTCGCCGTGCCTTCAGGACGGTCCAAGCGGCGCTCGGCCGTCAAGCCGCTGTGGCGCTGATCGGTCCCCGCCAGGTTGGAAAGACGACGTTGGCCATCGAGATCGCCGATCACCACAACGCGCTGTATCTCGATCTCGAGAGCACTGCGGACCGCAACAAGCTGACCGATGCGGCGCTTTTCTTGCGCCCGTACGAAGACCGGCTCGTGATCCTGGATGAGATCCACCGTGCGCCGGAACTGTTTCGCGAGCTGCGCGGTCTGATCGATCAGGGCAGGCGTCGTGGTCGACGTCACGGGCGTTTCCTCATCCTGGGTTCGGCGTCGATCGACCTACTGCGCCAATCCGGCGAAAGCCTGGCAGGGCGAATCGCCTACGTCGATCTGGGCCCGTTCGACGTTTTGGAAGCGGCGCCGGACGAAAACGCCCGAAGGCGCCTTTGGCTGCGAGGTGGCTTCCCCGACGCCTTTCTGGCCCGCAGCGATCGAGAAAGTCTGGCCATCCGTACCGATTTCGTCCGTACCTATTTGGAGCGCGATGTGCCCCAGCTCGGACCGCGCATTCCCGCGCAAACCTTGGAGCGACT
Above is a window of Pseudomonadota bacterium DNA encoding:
- a CDS encoding ATP-binding protein, with amino-acid sequence MIPRRAFRTVQAALGRQAAVALIGPRQVGKTTLAIEIADHHNALYLDLESTADRNKLTDAALFLRPYEDRLVILDEIHRAPELFRELRGLIDQGRRRGRRHGRFLILGSASIDLLRQSGESLAGRIAYVDLGPFDVLEAAPDENARRRLWLRGGFPDAFLARSDRESLAIRTDFVRTYLERDVPQLGPRIPAQTLERLWTMLAHGQGTLLNASRLAASLSLSAPTVTRYIDLLADLLLVRRLPPFHANTGKRLVKSPKVYVRDSGMLHALLGIVGHQDLAGHPVIGASWEGFVIENLLSSAPPRTRCAFYRTAAGAEIDLVLELASRKRWTIEIKHGLTPRLSKGFHLACADIKPHRSFVLYSGEERYPLGSRVEAIGIKEMSATLAAMT